In the genome of Oryzias melastigma strain HK-1 linkage group LG19, ASM292280v2, whole genome shotgun sequence, the window GGAACGGGCTTACTGTAGCGGGTCAGGAGGCTGCGGAACTCAGCTTCCAGCAGCTCTTTCCCCTTTTCAAAGCGCGCTTTCTGCAGAACATCAGCGTTTTGTAGAGTTACTTGAAGATCACTCAGCATAAAAATATCCTAATCTCTATGCTCTATGctaaagattgtattttttttttttaaacatgccatcctatttcatttattcttctttttaggtaaatgatgaagaacagagagacAAAGGCTGATACTGCACCACTGTGTTGAGTTCAGGGCTGTCAGGGTTGTTGTCCTGAAAATACTCCACTGCTTTCTGGATTTTTGCAATGCAGGCGAGGTACTCATCCAGTCTGCCTGCAGGTCTGGAACAGAGCATGCACATTTTCACAGCCGTCTCATTTCTTTGAATTTGcttcaggaggaggaggtgctgctCACCCCTCACGAATTATCCTGTCAGTGTCTTTGGCCACGTGGTAGTAACTGATGACATGGTCCATGCAGGACAGAGTCTTGTCTACGTTCTCCTGCAGCCGCTGCAGATTCTCCGTCTGTTTGTGGACCGGGATGATGGAGTTCTCCAGCTGCATCAGACGGCTCTCAAACGAAGACAGGATGGAAACCTGTCAAGGCAGAAGCGGCACAAAAGGTGGTCGAGTCACCCGAGGATGTAGATGGAAGCTGTTGGTATGATCagctttaacaccggagctccagtgtttatgttctttgatttactgttgtttttcaacCGTTACCACGAtcattccagaagattctgaaggagaaaagtggctcaacgagctgcttttctccttcagaatcttctggaaaTACGTTGatggtgttaacggttgaaaagtagAAAACAGTAGCagtatgtttaagattttgtgtttaagaatCCCAGACAATGCTTCAGGTATTAAAcgcggggtcatctggaccccacaacacagcacactgaactttcttttttcaaggatttttttcatcttcactgatgtctgttgcagacataaaatcctgtccatctttgtcatgggaggatcacacagcaatgtaagggtggggtcatctggacccgatAGGACAGCACGAGGGTTAAAGGCACTTCTGACATGAGAATCACTTAGTAcccgtgtcaaagtcaaggcccgggggccggatcggGCCCGCCGGGTAtatatatccggccctccagatgattttatttgattgttattaatgggacaatgttatcttgcgctcatttctaacttgtataattttgacaattttttttttatatggagagtaaaatattaaaagttattcaagtttaagttgatttattctggaataatattcctggcttTAGTAGTAtttataatcatgttaaaaagttacagttttaaaaaattgcattctgatagctttttggactattttggaactTACTAAGATTGAGATAGAGATATCTATCTCAATCTTAGTGAGTTACTAAGAGTAGTAACTAGTAACTTAGTAacttactaagattgtttaggctattttggagtttagctactatttcagctacatgctagctgttatggcaaatttatttttttttaatagtttttaaggtgttttggagctaggctaatatttacatgctagctgttttggctaatttaggttttttttcagttttttaggctgttttgaagtttagcttttttttcagctacatgctagctgttttggctaaccaaagggtttttttttttttttggtttttaggcctatttggcatttagctaatattttagctggctattaatttcagcatcttcagcagccaaattcagcttgcagcattcacactatcattatcacaggtaatgctataaataaagttcataattatgttaaaaagttaaagttttcaaaatgtagttttataatgttcgataaatgtttgtcttgttcgGCCCACGACTTAAGGTAcgtttaggattttggccctttgtacgattgagtttgacacccctgacttagTAGCAATGCCTTCAGGATATTTGGTTAGATTTCTAAAAATCTTACATATATGTCAGATTCTGTCTGTggcttcatttaaaaatctgattaataaaaatcaaaattatcttaatttggaaaactaaaacaattttgctaatcataaaaaaaaacattttgttaacTCTTTTTGTaccattttgtctgaaaatgtgttaagttaaaaattaaatctaaaaattattttgcaaactataacaatttttaaaaagtaatccgaaaaaataaccaaatactTCAAATTCACAGGTccacaacctgcagctccagatcaacacgaggctcttttatctctccatggtgactccttgaacaaacataaaataagtcatggagactgctgatccagacatgtcgaccatcagagtcagcatcTCCCcctaaacaaaactacctaaagaaaacaaataaaacctgaaaactaagactaccaagatccaaccccaaactaaaataacaaaaactcagcagagtaagactgctgaggacaaagagggtaaacaaaacaaaaataaataaatacaagaaaaataaaatagcagtGTTTTGGAGTAAGGATTacttagtatttatttaatttagatgagttaaatgtataaatggatgtctgaggttcacatagaagATAAACTATGcatgtttttacatcctgttgacctgaagacgtcttgtttgttcaactctacctccagaatgaacagattttaataaaaagtttgatcttttattaatTAGAAGCACATTATATTATGCTGAACACCATTGGTTACCAGCTGTCCAGATGCACTGAGATggtcctgtttggcacagaacaGCTTTTATTTGGGAAATAAGTTATtagagcttctgtcaaacgtttttgtttttgttcgtatcaaaaatagacataattaatATTTACTAACAGAAAAATAAGGTCCTGGacgcaaatccaaatttctcaaaggctaaagtaagactcgGCTCCTTCTATCAGTAGAAAACGTGCCCAAatagctcttttactgttaaaggctgCTAACCCCTGATAAAATTGCGTTGACTGAGACCTGGTTTGTCTTGAGATTTTGCTAATCGGTTCAGAACAATTCAGTATTTTAACACCGCAGATACGTTTAAATGTACACTCTCTGTTTTTAGGTCAAAGTAAGCCACGTTGTGCAGGACGTTCTTGTCTTTCGTTAGTTTGGTTTAAATGCAGACAGTGAAGCCTCCTGTAAAGGTCTTTCCCGTTTCCGCAGCCTGCAGATCGTCACATGAAGCCCCGTACCATCCCTTTGGTCAGCTGATCGCTCTTCTCCAGGTTTTCTCGGATGAACGACAGCGTCTCCTGTTCCTGTAACATCACAGACACCACCAGCTTACTTCTCACTGCATTTGACAGAAAGTCGTTCATGTTTTAAAGGTGAAATGGGAATAATGCTCTGCGGGAAACGGCTCCTTCAGTTCCGCTTCTGACCTGCTTGAGTTTTTCCTCGATCTCCCGCTTCCTGGCGGACGCGTCCTCGATGGGAATCATCCTGGAGCTGATTCCCATCAGAGCGCGGCTCCCCAGCGGACTAAATGTAGCTAAATGACCCGCTCGGATCACAGAATGTGAAAAACAACCACCATTCAattcttctgttgttttctgctgAAGTCAGGAGGGCGCGTCAAACCGAACACTCACTTCTggtattattttcaaaataatccaCTCGAGCTGCGCCGAAggagcaaacaaacacaccTAAATGCATCATACACTTGAAGGAGAACTGTCTAcgataaatatttaaactttaatatcCATTAGGATCATGAAGCTCAGtgcatttaatgtatttataggccaattgcttttactttgaaggccGGTTCGTCCGTGTTTCCGGTGGGTGTGTTCATTTCTTTCACATCCGAGTTGATCCAAGGCGGAACGTTTCTTCAATCAAATACTACGCCGGTTTTCTGAGAACAAATGCTCTAGTGTCATTACTAAAGCTACTACTGACATTTTTCCATAATACatacaatatttaaataataatgattcAGTGTGTTGTGGCTTAAATGTTCTGGCCTGACCAGTGGCAGACCAGCCGCTAGATGACGCAGTTGCTCTTATTATAAAATTAAAGTATGGTGTAGATGCGGAATGACGAATTTAGTGATAAAtccagtaaaatataaaaatttcaaaaagatGGCTTGATAAAATTGTCCCCAAAACGATGTCTTTTTATCATCACTCTATAGTGAATGTGTTGATGAATTGGGGCTATTTttgcacacatttgttttagttttccaGACAATTTGAGGAAACGTGATAGGAACTTATTAACACTGAAAGTAAAACAAGTCTACAAAAATAAtctccaccctgagactgggaAAGATGTGATCCTCTAATGTTAAAGTCAGCTCTTAATAAGGACTCTGAAAAACTGGAAGTGGATCCAGGAACATGAGGGTTCATGGTTCCTGACTTTGACTGCAGACACTGCTCCTTCAGAGGATTCTGCACTCTGAAGAATGTGTCCCATACtggcattttaaaaagaaatcaccTCACACTTTTCAggaaaatgttacaaatgtaTTTGCACAGAAAATGCTTTACATGGTATCTTTACttacatatttacaaatgaCTTGGAATACTTCAGAGTAAGTTTTGCaaaggaaacatgtttttacgTCCATCCTCAAAGCCTTTTAAGTTTCCTGAAGTTACTAGAAGAACTAAAAactacagacaaataaaaaggcTTAATACACAAATTGAACGTTTTCCATGAATATCTCCCACCTGTAGTGATggtttaaagctgcttttcttagaaaatatgttaaaaggAAAACTATGAACCCATCTACGGCTGatttcaaacatgtttctatGAGTCCTTCAGGAAAAAGACTATATCACAGCATTAGGTAGAATGATGGGTTTTTAATGGCAGAGCTGCAGTCTATGATTCCTCTTCTTTTGACAGCGTCTGAGGAGAAAACAGATTGGCAcattttagacacaaaaatgataaaaactcacatttacattttcccCAGAAATGAGTTCACCTGCTTAAGGAACTGCCGACCAAAATAGTTGGTGGCCATATTCTTTAGGTTGGTTTTCCCTCCCACTCTGCACCGCACATACCCGTAAAGGTTGGCCCCTTGCAATACCACCGCCATGATCACCACAGGCTACGTGGAAGACAGGAGGACAGCAATTTGAGattatttaacagaaaaaaatgaagaataaagaaAGTCTTACCATCCATTTAATCCTGAAAGAAAACAGCGTGCTGAAGGCAAATAGGACCCAGATGATTGGGCAAATTATCAGTCCAAGCCAGAAGATTCGGGAATCAGAATTTGACACTTGCTGTTTCCCAGAGCCCTGACGGAAACAGGATATTCTCACAGTGAGGACATTTTAGCAAAACATGAGGCCTGCTGACAGGAAACAACTGCATTTATCAACATCATACAGCCCAAGAGGTCAGTGCCGTTGAAGGTCAAAGACCCGAGAGCTCAAAACCTCCAACGGCAGAAGAATGAAAAGCAACATCCCACCTTCCTGGATTCAAACACCCAGTGGCTTCGACCATCATCATCTACCTGGTTCCACCACCGCAGACCAACCATTAACCTCCCAGTGATGTTCTGGAAAGAATACAAAGCCCATAAATGCTCGTCTTCCCCTCAGCTGTGCTGTCAAACACAGCACTAAGTCCAGATTCTAAAGCCTTTATGCAAACACAGCTGGTTTTGTTTTAACCTAACTTGAAATAGTGAAGTGGAAATAGATTATAAATGGATCTAAGTAATACAATATCTCAATAATGTCATCGAGATAGTAAGAAATTAACGTAGTTATActcattttttgtgtatttaatagtatttatttaatttagatgagttgaATGtatgatgtctgaggttcacatagatgataaactatgtaggtttttacatcctgttgacctgaagacgtcttgtttgatcaactctacctccagaatgaactgattttatatgcaaagcaaaactttggaaaaagtttgatcttttatgagttaaaagcaaatgttctcttatgctgcacaacgttggttactagctgtccagatgCACTGAGATGAACcaaataaaccacattttctTCTCTGAGTAGAAACTAGATGTATGTGACAGTCTGATTAAActgagaaaacagttttaatgacattttgtgaaataGAAAACTGCATGATGATGTTTTTTCCAGCAAAGAACACCATCTTCTACtgggggtgtaacggatcacataACTCACGGTTCgaatcgtgtcacggttttaggNNNNNNNNNNNNNNNNNNNNNNNNNNNNNNNNNNNNNNNNNNNNNNNNNNNNNNNNNNNNNAGATAAAgctaaattaagttttggaaacaTTTCAATCATATATACAATAAGCATACAAAGTACTTCACTAGGGCTCTGAATCTCAGGGTACATCACAGTATGATGTGATTCACGATACCGATGTATCACGACATGGAAAATATTTCCAAATACCATATATTACCTTCTTAATCTATgatatttagctatttttaacacaaagatacgttttaattttctgcaaaagctttttttgaacaatttaagACACGATATAACAATGTAATGCCCTTTTCaacattagaataaaattaacaattaataTGAGCGGGTTTTtacaataacatattttaaggaaaaaataaacaaagctccagtTAAGAGCTAAAATGCAGAGAATATCAAATGGCCTTCacacttcaaagaacaaaaactgtggaaataaaaattcataatgctgcattttaattcattttacacacgatgtcagataatttattattatttaggcaTAATATTAATGTTCAGGCTGTTAATCattgtttattgttcattattttGCAGTGCCTCTATCCATATTCATTTCACCTCCTTTCATTCAAATTTCcttcacttttctttgataatcaacacttcAGTCGTGCTCCACGTGTGAACCGCGAGCACTCTTAACTGTTGGATCAAGAACACCGCTAGACGTCTCATTTGTACGGTCAGCGCCTCTCCGCTagaatttcatgtattttagcgcggtgtttggacaggttacagCCCTTATAATCCATGTGTTTGTTACATTAGAAACCGCGTGCGCTGTTTgcatctactttagaaaaacacagacacacctCGGACCTTTTTGCTCGCGGCCGCTCTGCAGCCTGGGtgaggagccccgcccctcccctcTGCCTGAGGAGAAGCAGCGTTGATCCACGTCCTCCATTatgaagtccagaaaagttTATAAAGGAAGCTCCTACCACAAGCAGCGAGAGCTTCaggtgaacagactttaagataacTGTCAAGAAGCTACTTTAGTGCtaatcaaaacaaagaggatttacatgaatttgacgCAAATTCCATTGATGTGAACAGACAGTTGATTTAACACTTGatgtgtggggggtgggggttggagtggtccgcggtacacacgtgtcccgAACCATGGCTTCTGATCTGTACAgaccacggattatccgtgatccgttacacccctatcTTCTGCCAATGTGGTGCCAACTGAGAGTGGGTGATGAACAAAGCCGGTTTATTTCTTGCAATGCTTTCTATAGAGCAAGAATCAGACAATATGAAGCCCCTAGATGTTAAAAAACCTCAAGGTAATATTTTCTAGCATATTGTCGCaatctaaaaagaaattatttatagAGGATTTTTGTAcaactttcttaaaaaatgagtcAGAATTTGTTTGAGAATAATTGTCAAGACAGTACGAAGCAAACCTTAACTGTCCAGAAGTCACATGACAGGAGGAGGATGATGGTGACCATGCAGGCGATGAAGCTGCTGCTGATCAACTCACAGAGCAGATAGACGAGGATGGCGATAACTCTGAAGAAGAGGTGGAAGAAAGACGCCACTGGGTGCCTGGAAATACATCCCAACACAGGCATTTACACAGTACAATAATATTTCACCACCttattgacttttttcctcCATGCTCATACTGATCATTCATTTAAAGATGAACTCAAATGTTCCATAAACCACTATACAGCAGAAGCCTCAACTCTTCAGTGCCAATGTCCTCGCTGAAGCCTGCTTTTACAGAAGTGAGGAGTACTTCTGGAtcttcattttataaataaagaggACAAGGCAGGGTCACCGCCCAAAGGTCTGGACTGTTGAAGTTGTAGTTTAGAGAttatccatccctccatcttcTTCTCCTCATCCAGAACCGGGTCATGAAGCCAGCAGTCTaaacaaagatgcccagacttccctcttcccggtcacttcctccagctcctctgggggatcTTGAGGCGTTTCAAGGCTGCCCGAGAGACAGTCTCTCTAGcctgtcctgggtcttccccggggcctccgccaggtgggacatgcccggaacacctcaccagggaggcgtccaggagacatccggatcagatgcccgagacACCTCAACTGGGTCTtctcgatgtggaggagaagctctccgagctctctccgggtgatcGAGCTCCTCAccttatctctaagggagcacccagccactctctggagaaaactcatttcagccgcttgttgtcgggatctcgttctttcagtcatgacccaaagctcatgaccataggtgagtactggaacgaggatcgaccggtaaattgagagctttgctttctgagccagaaagcattaaagctttaaagtcaTCTTCCTAAAAACAGTTCACCATCATCCCAGTGGCTTCATCAGTCTGAGTGGTACTGGGTTCAAGTCCTACATGAACCCTTCAGGTGGGTCACCCACATCTTAGGGTTAAATGGCCTCTTTAAGGGAATGTGAGGCCTCTCCTCTCGTAATCCCTCTGGCTCCATCGTTGGTGTGGTTGTGCCTGAGTTTTGCTCTGCTTTAGGACTAATGAAAGGGCTGCATGGTAAATAGGAGGCAATTTGTGTCTGAGACCCCCCCCTCTGTTGAGGAGAAAGTTATTAATGAGCATATATTTACTTTTCTGATCCCTCTTTCAAATCATTGGTTTGAACCGTTTTTATACAAACTTGAAccttaaagcagaaaaaaaacttgattcaaaTGAGAAATCTGGATTTATCCATGTGAACTTACTTAACTCCCGTCTTCTTTGACTTTCTCCCCGAGTCCTCTTCGGCGTCAAATAGAGACACGTCTTCATCGTTGGTATCCTGAGGGATCAATGAGGAAGAGGCTCAAACTAGAACGATTGAAAACCACTTCAACCAAAAGTTTAGGGAGACTCAATAAGAAGAATGACAGTTTGAATCAGACCTCTGCTTAGTCCTTTTTCTAGAAATGAAGTCCTCTAAATTCATAGTTCAAAACACTTTTGACTATCATCAAGGGATCACAAGTCTTTTATTGGACTCCAATTCTTAGAGAGCAGCTTTTATCAAGCTGTCCCCNNNNNNNNNNNCCCCCCCCCGCCTTCCTCTACTTTTCATGGAgcaatttcataaaaataaattttcacaAACTAACTAAATTACTGTAATCTAGttcacaaaacacacattaatcATGCTGGACTGCTGGTGTCCAGAGACAGAGAGCTTAAGCTCTGATCATAAGGTTGCAGGTTCGGTTACTGGCTTGCCTGCCCATAtgttaaagcaggggtgtcaagctCAATCACTCAggaagctaaaatccaaaacacaccttcagtcgcaggccgaacaggataaacaattatgaatcatttttaacacttcaaaatgtatttttttttacctttactatgaataaaaacatgcagaaatattattcaacTGAAACCttataaccctttaacaccagagctctatgttctttgatttactgcaacttttcaaccgttaacacggtaattccagaagatttcgccttcaaaatctgctggaattatcatgttagcTGTTGAAAAGGAACAGAAGGTCAAAGATTTTGAGTTTCAGTGTCACAgacaacgcctcaggtgttaaagggttaaataactTTCGATATTTtgttctccataaaaatatattttttcaaaatcatacaagtaagaaataagcgtgagataacatcgggtcattattaacattattattattgggaGGAGGACTTATCATCTACGTCAACAACCGATGGTGTaaggcccccgggccttgacttcaaCACGTGTGttaaagtgtccttggacaagacacagctcctggtggttacagaGTCACTTGTGAGCATGGGTAACTGTGTATTGGGCCTTAATAAAGgaagaaaagcacaaaataagaaTGCACCAGTTTCCAATTGAACATGCCTAAACCAAATCATAAAAGCTAAAGATGCTTTTTTGCTCTCAGTTTCACGATCATTatggtttgatttttatttattgaatctTTTTGTAACACTTCAAGAAGACTTTTGAGACTTTTATTTGCTCATGGGGATCTGTAtcgatcaatctggttggaagGTAGAAGTAACAATCAACTCGTTACAGCCCTTCCTGTGACAGGGTTTACCAGGTGTTTGTGTCTCCTGCATTTCTCCTCCAGAACAATTTCTGTTGaagtttgattgattaattgattggcTTATTTCAAGAATAtactgacaaacacacacaaatacttcaaactcattacagaaataatgaaatgcattgattagaaaatataaaacaaacaaaaacaaaacacacttatgtcacattagGTTCTTTATCTAAAGTAATTATCAATAGAGTTTCAATGGTTGTTTGAAGAAGCGAATTTACATAATCCCACCCCCAAATTGACTTTCCACACATGCAGGAACAGTTTCACTGGTACCAGTCAGACCCAAACCTATGGTTAGCCAGCAGCCCGGAATGCTGCTCCTATAGCTGTTGTTTCTGATAAGAAAACGGACGTCTTTTGTATGATACGTAAGCTTAATTATAACCATGCTTTATTATCAAATGTAAAGCAACAACTAGCCGTGTTGGCTAACGATAAACACGACTACAGCCGACATTTATAGCAGACATCTAtaacctttaaaacaaaaaaagatgtggAGACACATCATCAGAACGTCAGATCAGAAGCTCGTCAACATTAGCTGGAGagctttagcatgctagcgcTAGCAGTAGCATTAGCTAGCAGAGTTAGCTCAGGAACACTTCGTTGGTTTCTGTCTGTCTTCCAGGCATTAGCCTGCACCAACAGTTTCCCTCAGATCTACTATAAACACTTCTTATGAGCCACTTACCCCGGTTAGCATCGTTGACTGTGAACGCGTTCTTCCTGGTTACATTCCCTGTTCCACGTCACCGCTCACGTAAGTCAGCTGACCAAAACGTGCAGAACGTCACCATTCGGTGAGCtcgttaaccctttaacactacaTGACCACATTTAACACCAATACCAATACCACCGATACCAATTATTCATTCTGTGGAGGCCACCCAGAGACTGCCCACCATCTTCTCTGGATCTGCTCAGTCAGGGACATTTTGGAGGGACTTCAGCAGATATGGTTTTGATCATATTGAAAAgaacttttctttgaaatgggaaaatgttttatttagtttctttAGAAAGCAGTTAAAagaattttatattaaatgtgGTGATCAGAAtggcaacattttattttcattagtaTAAATACACTAACCAGaaacctgcttgtttttataaaaaaatatttttcacctTAACCATATAAGGCACTGAAAACAGTCAATATTTGTACAACTTATGGCTTGATTTAATGTCAACAACATCCCCTGGCTCTGTGTTCatattgttctttgttttatattgtttgtatacttttttgttaataaaaaaaagaaaagaaaatgaagaaactatcccagaaaaaaaaccttttaacactagagaaataacagcaaaataacacacatTCTTAGAACTACACAAtttggattctgaagctgaaaaaagggaatttcagtgcaaataattttaatttcaagatAGACGGAGGGACGGACGGACAGATAGAACAACTTCATTAGTCCCCCAAGGGCAATTCCATTAAGGGCAGCTCTCCAGcgtaaaa includes:
- the tvp23b gene encoding Golgi apparatus membrane protein TVP23 homolog B isoform X2, giving the protein MLTGDTNDEDVSLFDAEEDSGRKSKKTGVKHPVASFFHLFFRVIAILVYLLCELISSSFIACMVTIILLLSCDFWTVKGSGKQQVSNSDSRIFWLGLIICPIIWVLFAFSTLFSFRIKWMPVVIMAVVLQGANLYGYVRCRVGGKTNLKNMATNYFGRQFLKQTLSKEEES
- the tvp23b gene encoding Golgi apparatus membrane protein TVP23 homolog B isoform X1; translation: MLTGDTNDEDVSLFDAEEDSGRKSKKTGVKHPVASFFHLFFRVIAILVYLLCELISSSFIACMVTIILLLSCDFWTVKNITGRLMVGLRWWNQVDDDGRSHWVFESRKGSGKQQVSNSDSRIFWLGLIICPIIWVLFAFSTLFSFRIKWMPVVIMAVVLQGANLYGYVRCRVGGKTNLKNMATNYFGRQFLKQTLSKEEES